CCAGACGCTTGACAACAACATTTCAAACTGCAAACCGTTCCTCCCAATACCCATCGTGACTTGGCCCACGGCAGCCTCTGGACGCCTGACAACAACGTCTCAGAGGCTGTCTGATAACTTGTTAATTTCAAAAAAACGAATGAAAAACTGGGATGGAGGTCCAGGAGGAAGCGGCTCTGCCCTTCCTCTTGGCGGGGTTTGGGGTGGAGCCCCAATAAAATCTTTCTTTCCGATTTTTTTTATCCGAGGGTTAATGGACAGCCTCTCAGGGGTTCACCGGGCTGTTACCATCGTGTTGTCTGATCATCCTGATTCTGGATGGTACCTGCCTGCATCTTCAATAGCGCGTAAAATTGTCATCGTCGGAATCATTGGATTCTCCCAGGTCCAGATTGAATCCTTGCGTATTCTTGGCCGGACGGGACGCATTGTCGCTGCCAGGCTGGTCCCGGGTCGTGCGCGTCAAACTGGCGGCAGTCATTTCACGGTCTGTTTTCATTGATGTGGCACGACGTTTTTTTTGTGTTCCCCTTTGCGATTGTGACTGCGACTGCGACTGCAACTGCAACTGCGCCTGCGTTTTCGGCCTGGCCTGAAATGGGGCGGTGTGGCCAATCCGGGCGTTTTCTCCCAGATTGAAAAAGCGGATCATTTCCTGAAGCTGCACCGCCTGGTTGGACAGCTCTTCAGAGGTGGCCGACATTTGCTCGGCTGAGGCGGCATTTTGCTGGATCACCTGGTCCAGTTGCTGAATGGCGGTGTTGATCTGGGCCGCACCCAGATCCTGCTCACGACAGGCGGCACTGATGTCGCCCACGAGTTCCGCAGTTTTCTTGATGTCGGGCACCAGACGTCCCAGCATGTCACCTGCATGATGTGCCACTTCGACCGTTTCGGCGGAAACCGCTCCGATTTCCGTGGCGGCCCGTTGACTGCGTTCGGCCAGTTTGCGCACTTCGGAGGCCACCACGGCAAATCCCTTGCCATGCTCACCCGCCCGTGCCGCCTCGACAGCGGCATTCAGGGCCAGCAGATCGGTTTGCCGGGCAATTTCCTGAATGATGGAGGTCTTGGCGGCAATGGTTTGCATTGCCTGGACGGTTTTGGCCACTGCCTGACCACTCTCTTCGGCATGTCTGGCCGATTGTTGGGCAATCTGTTCGGTTTTGTTGGCATTTTCGGCGGTTTGCTTGATGTTGGCCGCCATCTGTTCCATGGCTGACGAGGCCTCTTCGGCAGCCGTGGCCTGTTCGGTGGCACCCTGACTCAACTGTTGGGCATTGGCCGACAGCTCCTCGCTTCCGGAGGAGACTGCCGCCGAAGAGATCGTGGCCTCTTCCACCACGGCACGCAGACGTTGCAACATGGTCTCCAGGGCAACCCCCATCACGTCCCGGTCGGATTTGCGGCGAAAGTCGGCAGCCAGATTTCCACCGGCGATATCATTGGCCACCTGGGCTGTCTTGCGCAAATTGTTGATCATGATATTCAGGGCGTTGACCAGATCCGCCACTTCGTCCCGGGTGGTCACGGTCACATCAAGGGAGAGATCACCATCTGCCACGGCATCGGCCATGACCACTGCTTTGCCAACATTTTTACTGAGGTTGAAAGCAATGAAGAGCGCACTTCCCAGGGAGAGCAAAAAGGCGAGAATGGACATGGCAATCTGGAACAGACGAATGGTTTCATAATTGCGGTCGGCATCACTTCTGTCACTTGCCATGTCTTTTTCGGCGTGTTCGACCATGGCGGTCATGGTCTGGGCCATCTGGGTGGCGGCTTGCCGGACCTCGCCACGCGACAGGGCAAAGGCCTTGGCCTCCGTGTTTTTGTGGGACCATTCCACGACCCGTTCCATGATTTTTTCCCAGGCAGCCAATTTACCCTGGAAGAGATCGTAATTTTGGCGTTCGATATCCGTGGTCAACAACGGGCGAATTTCTGCCAACAGATGATGAACCCGTGCCATGATCTCAGCCACTTTTTTCAGGGCAGCCTCGGTTTCGGCATCCGTATCGGCATTGGCACTGTCACGCAAAAAGGCTCGGGCATTCCCCCACAGCGTGGTGAGCAGGCGCAGACGCTCGGCAATACGCAACTGGGCTGGTGTGGCTCCGGCAGTTTCAACCGGAGCAAAAAATGGTACCAGGGCGTTGTCAGCAGCATCCTTGGCCGTCAAACCTTCCGTCGTGATCAGATCCATGGCCCGGTGATTGGATTGCAGACGACCCAACTCACGTACCTTGTCCTGGGCAGAAGTGAATTTATTGAACAGGCCCTCAATTATTGTAATATCCTTGAGAATTTTTTCATCTGCCACCTTGCGGAGATGGTCGAGATGCTTCCGGAATTCCTCGCGACGGTCCAGAATGGCCTGGTCAAATTCATCCTTTTCGGCTGGCTCGACGGAGAGCAGAAAATTTTTTTCCTCGCGCTGGATCAAAAATACGGTGCGTTCCATATTGAGAACAAGTTTGACGCGCTGGGCCGCATAATCGACCAGGGTGCTGATTTCCGCCTTCATGCTGGCCAGTCCCGACAGGGCGATCACCGACGAAATGCCCGACAACACAAAGACCACGCCAAAGGCCGTGATCAATTTGCTCCGGATTGAAACGCGCATGGTTTTCTCCAGCCCTTTGCAAAAATTGGGTTATACCACCAGATCGGCCGGCGCAAAAATGCGACCGATATCCAGGATCATCACAAATTCATCCTGGCGTCGGCCAATGGCCTTGACAAATTCCGGACGCCAGCGTGTTCCCAGACGGGGTACCTGATCGGCAATCACCCTGTCCAGTTGGCTTACTCCGTATACCTTGTCGGCCAGGATGGCCACCAGGGTGGGAACCTCCTCGAATTCGATTTCCAGCACCACGATGCGGGTATCGGGGGTTTGTTGGCTGGTGGGCAGGCCACAGCGCCGGCACAGATTGGCCAGCGGCACCACCCGACCCCGAAAATTGACCAGATTGGCAACAAATTCCGGCGCGGTGGGAATCGGGGTCACTGGTCCAGGATCGAGAATTTCCAGCACAATGTCCGCAGGAAGGGCAAATTTTTCTCCGGCCAGGGAGATGATCAGGATTTCGGCAACCTCGGCCTGGGTGGTCATGATCCCTGTCTCCTTTCATGGTGCCCGGCGTTGTTCTTCCCGGCTCTGGCCGAATTCGATGAGGTGCAGGACATCCAGGATCAACACCACGCCACCGTCACCCAGAATGGTGGCACCCAGGAAGGACTGTACGTTACGATGCAGGGGACTTAAAGGCTTGATCACCGTCTGGTGATCCCCCAGCAGGTGATCCACCACCAGACCAACGCGCCGATCCCCGGACGAGACGATTACCACCTTCTCGAAGGGGGGAACGGCGTCGGCAATGTTGAACAGATCCCGCAGCCGCAAAAACGGCACCAGATCGCCCCGGATATCCAGAAAACTGCTGCCCTCTTCCTCGGCCATGGAACCGACCGTCAGCTCCACGCACTCCTCGACCGAGGAGAGCGGGATGATGTAGCGATACTTTCCCACGCATACCAGAAGGCCGTCCACAATG
This sequence is a window from Magnetococcales bacterium. Protein-coding genes within it:
- a CDS encoding MCP four helix bundle domain-containing protein, whose amino-acid sequence is MRVSIRSKLITAFGVVFVLSGISSVIALSGLASMKAEISTLVDYAAQRVKLVLNMERTVFLIQREEKNFLLSVEPAEKDEFDQAILDRREEFRKHLDHLRKVADEKILKDITIIEGLFNKFTSAQDKVRELGRLQSNHRAMDLITTEGLTAKDAADNALVPFFAPVETAGATPAQLRIAERLRLLTTLWGNARAFLRDSANADTDAETEAALKKVAEIMARVHHLLAEIRPLLTTDIERQNYDLFQGKLAAWEKIMERVVEWSHKNTEAKAFALSRGEVRQAATQMAQTMTAMVEHAEKDMASDRSDADRNYETIRLFQIAMSILAFLLSLGSALFIAFNLSKNVGKAVVMADAVADGDLSLDVTVTTRDEVADLVNALNIMINNLRKTAQVANDIAGGNLAADFRRKSDRDVMGVALETMLQRLRAVVEEATISSAAVSSGSEELSANAQQLSQGATEQATAAEEASSAMEQMAANIKQTAENANKTEQIAQQSARHAEESGQAVAKTVQAMQTIAAKTSIIQEIARQTDLLALNAAVEAARAGEHGKGFAVVASEVRKLAERSQRAATEIGAVSAETVEVAHHAGDMLGRLVPDIKKTAELVGDISAACREQDLGAAQINTAIQQLDQVIQQNAASAEQMSATSEELSNQAVQLQEMIRFFNLGENARIGHTAPFQARPKTQAQLQLQSQSQSQSQRGTQKKRRATSMKTDREMTAASLTRTTRDQPGSDNASRPAKNTQGFNLDLGESNDSDDDNFTRY
- a CDS encoding chemotaxis protein CheW encodes the protein MTTQAEVAEILIISLAGEKFALPADIVLEILDPGPVTPIPTAPEFVANLVNFRGRVVPLANLCRRCGLPTSQQTPDTRIVVLEIEFEEVPTLVAILADKVYGVSQLDRVIADQVPRLGTRWRPEFVKAIGRRQDEFVMILDIGRIFAPADLVV